A region of Homo sapiens chromosome 17, GRCh38.p14 Primary Assembly DNA encodes the following proteins:
- the CCL3 gene encoding C-C motif chemokine 3 precursor, producing the protein MQVSTAALAVLLCTMALCNQFSASLAADTPTACCFSYTSRQIPQNFIADYFETSSQCSKPGVIFLTKRSRQVCADPSEEWVQKYVSDLELSA; encoded by the exons ATGCAGGTCTCCACTGCTGCCCTTGCTGTCCTCCTCTGCACCATGGCTCTCTGCAACCAGTTCTCTGCATCAC TTGCTGCTGACACGCCGACCGCCTGCTGCTTCAGCTACACCTCCCGGCAGATTCCACAGAATTTCATAGCTGACTACTTTGAGACGAGCAGCCAGTGCTCCAAGCCCGGTGTCAT CTTCCTAACCAAGCGAAGCCGGCAGGTCTGTGCTGACCCCAGTGAGGAGTGGGTCCAGAAATATGTCAGCGACCTGGAGCTGAGTGCCTGA